The proteins below are encoded in one region of Methanosarcina barkeri 3:
- the frhG gene encoding coenzyme F420 hydrogenase subunit gamma, translating into MGLLNSVKKTMDVETKPAQVMMEKKAEATKEKKPVTNKIKLGHVHMSGCTGCLVSIADNNLGLIKILDDYADLVYCLTLADVRHIPEMDVALVEGSVCIQDHESVKDIKETRKKSKIVVALGSCACYGNITRFSRGGQHNQPQHESFLPIGDLIDVDVYIPGCPPSPELIRNVAVMAYLLLEGNEDQKALAGKYLKPLMDLAKRGTSGCFCDLMYDVINQGLCMGCGTCAASCPVRAITLEFGKPQGERDLCIKCGSCYGACPRSFFNLDVIPEFENINEIIADALKEGESND; encoded by the coding sequence ATGGGACTGCTTAACTCCGTCAAGAAAACCATGGACGTGGAAACCAAACCCGCTCAGGTTATGATGGAGAAAAAGGCGGAAGCTACAAAGGAGAAAAAACCAGTGACAAATAAGATCAAGCTCGGACATGTACACATGAGCGGCTGTACCGGCTGCCTCGTGTCCATTGCCGACAACAACTTGGGACTCATCAAGATCCTGGACGACTACGCCGACCTCGTCTACTGCCTCACGCTTGCTGACGTTCGGCATATTCCGGAGATGGACGTGGCGCTTGTTGAGGGATCGGTCTGTATCCAGGACCATGAATCAGTGAAGGACATCAAGGAGACTCGGAAGAAGTCCAAGATCGTGGTGGCCCTTGGTTCCTGCGCGTGCTATGGGAACATCACCCGGTTCAGCCGCGGCGGGCAGCACAACCAGCCCCAGCACGAGTCTTTCCTCCCGATCGGGGATCTCATCGATGTGGACGTTTACATTCCAGGATGCCCACCGAGCCCGGAACTTATAAGGAACGTCGCTGTCATGGCGTACCTGCTCCTTGAAGGGAATGAGGACCAGAAGGCTCTTGCAGGCAAGTACTTAAAGCCCCTTATGGACCTTGCGAAGCGTGGCACTTCAGGATGTTTCTGCGACCTTATGTACGACGTAATCAACCAGGGACTTTGCATGGGCTGTGGCACCTGCGCTGCATCCTGTCCAGTAAGGGCAATCACCCTTGAGTTCGGAAAACCTCAGGGTGAACGTGACCTCTGCATTAAGTGCGGCTCCTGCTATGGCGCCTGTCCGAGGTCGTTCTTCAACCTGGACGTGATTCCCGAATTCGAGAACATCAACGAGATAATTGCAGACGCACTTAAGGAAGGTGAGAGTAATGATTGA
- the frhD gene encoding coenzyme F420-reducing hydrogenase, FrhD protein, translated as METLYSEIVVAGCGNPLYADDGFGPAVVERLKDLKLPENVTVVDAGLGGPHFVFTLLNPESTKTLIIVDIADFGGEPGELRWLSVDELPVGSYRDAHSWDLTEPLRYIKDDIRIRVLACQKKYVPAPEMVIGITDEVQRAIPDAVSEILKEIGVNYGTA; from the coding sequence ATGGAAACGCTGTACTCCGAGATCGTGGTGGCAGGCTGTGGCAACCCGCTTTATGCGGATGATGGATTTGGGCCAGCTGTAGTGGAGAGACTCAAGGACCTCAAACTCCCTGAGAATGTCACTGTTGTTGATGCGGGGCTCGGAGGCCCCCACTTTGTCTTTACTCTTCTTAATCCCGAATCAACAAAGACTCTTATCATTGTGGACATAGCGGACTTTGGAGGAGAACCCGGTGAGCTCAGGTGGCTCTCTGTTGATGAGCTTCCCGTGGGAAGCTACCGGGACGCCCACTCCTGGGATCTGACAGAGCCGCTCCGGTATATTAAGGACGATATCCGGATTCGGGTTCTTGCATGCCAGAAGAAGTACGTTCCTGCCCCCGAAATGGTCATCGGGATTACAGATGAGGTACAGAGAGCCATTCCAGATGCTGTATCCGAGATTCTGAAGGAAATCGGAGTAAACTATGGGACTGCTTAA
- the frhA gene encoding coenzyme F420 hydrogenase subunit alpha — MTKVVEISPTTRLEGHSKLTLKVDDQGIVERGDWLSITPVRGIEKLAIGKTMEQVPKIASRVCGICPIAHTLASTEAMEASIGCEIPTDAKLLRTILHAANRLHSIALHNILILPDFYIPGTEKKFNLFANEQPARSVMARIVRIREIGQTIGAIAGGEAIHPSNPRIGGMYHNVSPRAKQKMADLAKEGLVLAHEQMEFMLDVIRNMQNREFVEVAGKQIPLPKKLGYHNQGVMATSPMYGSSSLDENPTWDFSRWKETRPWDWYMGEVTIDLEDPSYPLGGTTKVGTKANPQMEACTGVPTYDGQPVEVGPRARLAAFKNFDEKGTFAQHIARQMEYPDCCYTILKCLDNLDTSGKVLADHIPLGDGSMGWAANEAPRGTNIHLARVKDGKVLWYEMLVPTTWNFPTCSRALTGAPWQIAEMVVRAYDPCVSCATHMIVVNEEEKIVAQKLMQW, encoded by the coding sequence TTGACGAAAGTTGTAGAAATCTCTCCAACCACAAGACTTGAAGGTCACTCCAAGCTCACCCTGAAGGTAGATGATCAGGGTATTGTTGAGCGAGGAGACTGGCTCTCTATCACCCCGGTCAGGGGTATTGAGAAGCTCGCCATAGGTAAGACAATGGAGCAGGTCCCGAAGATCGCTTCTCGGGTCTGCGGTATCTGTCCTATTGCTCACACTCTGGCAAGCACTGAGGCCATGGAGGCTTCGATCGGCTGTGAGATTCCCACGGACGCAAAGCTCCTGAGGACCATTCTCCATGCAGCGAACCGCCTTCACAGCATCGCCCTGCACAACATCCTGATTCTCCCGGATTTTTACATCCCTGGGACGGAGAAGAAGTTCAACCTGTTCGCTAACGAACAGCCTGCCAGGAGCGTTATGGCAAGGATCGTCCGCATCCGTGAGATCGGACAGACCATTGGAGCCATAGCAGGCGGCGAGGCAATCCACCCCTCCAACCCGAGAATCGGCGGGATGTATCACAATGTGAGCCCCCGTGCAAAGCAGAAGATGGCTGATCTGGCGAAGGAAGGCCTTGTCCTTGCTCATGAGCAGATGGAATTTATGCTAGATGTCATCAGGAACATGCAGAACAGGGAGTTCGTCGAGGTCGCAGGTAAGCAGATCCCACTTCCCAAGAAACTAGGATATCACAATCAGGGAGTCATGGCCACATCTCCGATGTACGGCTCATCCAGTCTGGACGAAAACCCCACCTGGGATTTTTCCCGATGGAAAGAGACTCGGCCATGGGACTGGTACATGGGCGAAGTAACTATCGATCTTGAGGATCCTAGCTACCCACTCGGAGGCACTACAAAAGTCGGCACCAAGGCCAACCCTCAGATGGAAGCCTGCACAGGTGTTCCTACTTACGATGGCCAACCGGTTGAGGTCGGTCCCAGGGCAAGGCTTGCCGCATTTAAGAACTTCGACGAGAAGGGTACCTTCGCTCAGCATATCGCCAGACAGATGGAGTATCCTGACTGCTGTTACACCATACTCAAGTGCCTTGACAACCTGGATACCTCGGGCAAGGTCCTTGCTGACCACATTCCCCTGGGAGACGGGTCCATGGGTTGGGCTGCGAACGAGGCCCCTCGTGGAACCAATATTCACCTGGCAAGAGTTAAGGACGGGAAAGTACTGTGGTACGAAATGCTTGTGCCCACTACCTGGAACTTCCCTACTTGCAGCCGCGCTCTGACCGGAGCACCCTGGCAGATTGCTGAGATGGTTGTTCGGGCCTATGACCCGTGTGTCTCGTGTGCAACCCACATGATCGTGGTGAACGAGGAGGAAAAAATAGTCGCCCAGAAGCTCATGCAGTGGTGA